A single window of Paroedura picta isolate Pp20150507F chromosome 8, Ppicta_v3.0, whole genome shotgun sequence DNA harbors:
- the MLF1 gene encoding myeloid leukemia factor 1 isoform X2 → MFGGLSRVFDDDPFFRDSFAAHREHMHRIFSEPLGPSPYFAIKDGGERTLDQRGRPDSRVALRDNHKAMDFPFMPFGCFGGMNMDFRDPFSAMDRMMSNMRNSMAELQRNFDKMSFEPNAHSFTSSSVMTYSKKGDEPPKVFQVSAQTRTAPGGIKETRKAIKDSESGLEKMAIGHHIQDRAHVVQKAKNSKTGEEELNQDFINLDEAEARAFDEEWQKEITRFKPSATRNNIDNPRPRSIHHVSREGRPRREKTVPRAPVEGPRKPKSSVEKLNIKGSHVPLRNSKK, encoded by the exons ATGTTCGGGGGGCTTTCCAGGGTTTTCGACGACGACCCCTTCTTTCG GGATTCTTTTGCTGCACATCGTGAGCATATGCATCGTATCTTTTCTGAACCTCTTGGTCCAAGTCCATATTTTGCTATTAAAGATGGTGGTGAAAGAACTCTAGATCAAAGAGGACGTCCTGATTCTCGGGTTGCTTTGAGGGACAATCACAAG gCAATGGATTTTCCTTTTATGCCTTTTGGCTGTTTTGGTGGCATG AACATGGATTTTAGGGATCCCTTTTCTGCAATGGACAGAATGATGTCCAATATGAGGAACAGTATGGCGGAACTGCAAAGAAATTTT GATAAAATGTCATTTGAGCCAAATGCACACTCATTTACATCTTCCTCTGTGATGACGTATTCCAAGAAGGGTGATGAACCACCAAAGGTTTTCCAAGTGTCTGCTCAGACACGCACAGCTCCAGGAGGG ataaaaGAAACCAGGAAAGCAATAAAAGATTCTGAAAGTGGACTAGAAAAAATGGCTATTGGTCACCACATTCAAGATCGCGCTCATGTCGTTCAGAAGGCAAAGAACAGCAAAACTGGTGAAGAAGAATTAAATCAAGACTTTATCAATTTAGATGAAG CTGAAGCGCGTGCCTTTGATGAAGAATGGCAGAAGGAGATCACCCGGTTCAAACCCTCTGCAACAAGAAACAATATAGATAATCCAAGACCTAGAAGTATCCATCATGTAAGCAGGGAAGGTAGACCACGAAG GGAGAAGACTGTTCCAAGAGCACCTGTGGAGGGACCCAGGAAGCCTAAATCTTCTGTGGAAAAGCTGAACATTAAGGGATCACATGTTCCCCTCAGAAACAGCAAAAAATAA
- the MLF1 gene encoding myeloid leukemia factor 1 isoform X4 produces MFGGLSRVFDDDPFFRDSFAAHREHMHRIFSEPLGPSPYFAIKDGGERTLDQRGRPDSRVALRDNHKNMDFRDPFSAMDRMMSNMRNSMAELQRNFDKMSFEPNAHSFTSSSVMTYSKKGDEPPKVFQVSAQTRTAPGGIKETRKAIKDSESGLEKMAIGHHIQDRAHVVQKAKNSKTGEEELNQDFINLDEAEARAFDEEWQKEITRFKPSATRNNIDNPRPRSIHHVSREGRPRREKTVPRAPVEGPRKPKSSVEKLNIKGSHVPLRNSKK; encoded by the exons ATGTTCGGGGGGCTTTCCAGGGTTTTCGACGACGACCCCTTCTTTCG GGATTCTTTTGCTGCACATCGTGAGCATATGCATCGTATCTTTTCTGAACCTCTTGGTCCAAGTCCATATTTTGCTATTAAAGATGGTGGTGAAAGAACTCTAGATCAAAGAGGACGTCCTGATTCTCGGGTTGCTTTGAGGGACAATCACAAG AACATGGATTTTAGGGATCCCTTTTCTGCAATGGACAGAATGATGTCCAATATGAGGAACAGTATGGCGGAACTGCAAAGAAATTTT GATAAAATGTCATTTGAGCCAAATGCACACTCATTTACATCTTCCTCTGTGATGACGTATTCCAAGAAGGGTGATGAACCACCAAAGGTTTTCCAAGTGTCTGCTCAGACACGCACAGCTCCAGGAGGG ataaaaGAAACCAGGAAAGCAATAAAAGATTCTGAAAGTGGACTAGAAAAAATGGCTATTGGTCACCACATTCAAGATCGCGCTCATGTCGTTCAGAAGGCAAAGAACAGCAAAACTGGTGAAGAAGAATTAAATCAAGACTTTATCAATTTAGATGAAG CTGAAGCGCGTGCCTTTGATGAAGAATGGCAGAAGGAGATCACCCGGTTCAAACCCTCTGCAACAAGAAACAATATAGATAATCCAAGACCTAGAAGTATCCATCATGTAAGCAGGGAAGGTAGACCACGAAG GGAGAAGACTGTTCCAAGAGCACCTGTGGAGGGACCCAGGAAGCCTAAATCTTCTGTGGAAAAGCTGAACATTAAGGGATCACATGTTCCCCTCAGAAACAGCAAAAAATAA
- the MLF1 gene encoding myeloid leukemia factor 1 isoform X1, with product MFGGLSRVFDDDPFFRDSFAAHREHMHRIFSEPLGPSPYFAIKDGGERTLDQRGRPDSRVALRDNHKVMNYSLLPFGSFGGMAMDFPFMPFGCFGGMNMDFRDPFSAMDRMMSNMRNSMAELQRNFDKMSFEPNAHSFTSSSVMTYSKKGDEPPKVFQVSAQTRTAPGGIKETRKAIKDSESGLEKMAIGHHIQDRAHVVQKAKNSKTGEEELNQDFINLDEAEARAFDEEWQKEITRFKPSATRNNIDNPRPRSIHHVSREGRPRREKTVPRAPVEGPRKPKSSVEKLNIKGSHVPLRNSKK from the exons ATGTTCGGGGGGCTTTCCAGGGTTTTCGACGACGACCCCTTCTTTCG GGATTCTTTTGCTGCACATCGTGAGCATATGCATCGTATCTTTTCTGAACCTCTTGGTCCAAGTCCATATTTTGCTATTAAAGATGGTGGTGAAAGAACTCTAGATCAAAGAGGACGTCCTGATTCTCGGGTTGCTTTGAGGGACAATCACAAG GTGATGAACTACTCCCTTTTGCCCTTTGGCAGTTTTGGTGGCATG gCAATGGATTTTCCTTTTATGCCTTTTGGCTGTTTTGGTGGCATG AACATGGATTTTAGGGATCCCTTTTCTGCAATGGACAGAATGATGTCCAATATGAGGAACAGTATGGCGGAACTGCAAAGAAATTTT GATAAAATGTCATTTGAGCCAAATGCACACTCATTTACATCTTCCTCTGTGATGACGTATTCCAAGAAGGGTGATGAACCACCAAAGGTTTTCCAAGTGTCTGCTCAGACACGCACAGCTCCAGGAGGG ataaaaGAAACCAGGAAAGCAATAAAAGATTCTGAAAGTGGACTAGAAAAAATGGCTATTGGTCACCACATTCAAGATCGCGCTCATGTCGTTCAGAAGGCAAAGAACAGCAAAACTGGTGAAGAAGAATTAAATCAAGACTTTATCAATTTAGATGAAG CTGAAGCGCGTGCCTTTGATGAAGAATGGCAGAAGGAGATCACCCGGTTCAAACCCTCTGCAACAAGAAACAATATAGATAATCCAAGACCTAGAAGTATCCATCATGTAAGCAGGGAAGGTAGACCACGAAG GGAGAAGACTGTTCCAAGAGCACCTGTGGAGGGACCCAGGAAGCCTAAATCTTCTGTGGAAAAGCTGAACATTAAGGGATCACATGTTCCCCTCAGAAACAGCAAAAAATAA
- the MLF1 gene encoding myeloid leukemia factor 1 isoform X3, with the protein MHRIFSEPLGPSPYFAIKDGGERTLDQRGRPDSRVALRDNHKVMNYSLLPFGSFGGMAMDFPFMPFGCFGGMNMDFRDPFSAMDRMMSNMRNSMAELQRNFDKMSFEPNAHSFTSSSVMTYSKKGDEPPKVFQVSAQTRTAPGGIKETRKAIKDSESGLEKMAIGHHIQDRAHVVQKAKNSKTGEEELNQDFINLDEAEARAFDEEWQKEITRFKPSATRNNIDNPRPRSIHHVSREGRPRREKTVPRAPVEGPRKPKSSVEKLNIKGSHVPLRNSKK; encoded by the exons ATGCATCGTATCTTTTCTGAACCTCTTGGTCCAAGTCCATATTTTGCTATTAAAGATGGTGGTGAAAGAACTCTAGATCAAAGAGGACGTCCTGATTCTCGGGTTGCTTTGAGGGACAATCACAAG GTGATGAACTACTCCCTTTTGCCCTTTGGCAGTTTTGGTGGCATG gCAATGGATTTTCCTTTTATGCCTTTTGGCTGTTTTGGTGGCATG AACATGGATTTTAGGGATCCCTTTTCTGCAATGGACAGAATGATGTCCAATATGAGGAACAGTATGGCGGAACTGCAAAGAAATTTT GATAAAATGTCATTTGAGCCAAATGCACACTCATTTACATCTTCCTCTGTGATGACGTATTCCAAGAAGGGTGATGAACCACCAAAGGTTTTCCAAGTGTCTGCTCAGACACGCACAGCTCCAGGAGGG ataaaaGAAACCAGGAAAGCAATAAAAGATTCTGAAAGTGGACTAGAAAAAATGGCTATTGGTCACCACATTCAAGATCGCGCTCATGTCGTTCAGAAGGCAAAGAACAGCAAAACTGGTGAAGAAGAATTAAATCAAGACTTTATCAATTTAGATGAAG CTGAAGCGCGTGCCTTTGATGAAGAATGGCAGAAGGAGATCACCCGGTTCAAACCCTCTGCAACAAGAAACAATATAGATAATCCAAGACCTAGAAGTATCCATCATGTAAGCAGGGAAGGTAGACCACGAAG GGAGAAGACTGTTCCAAGAGCACCTGTGGAGGGACCCAGGAAGCCTAAATCTTCTGTGGAAAAGCTGAACATTAAGGGATCACATGTTCCCCTCAGAAACAGCAAAAAATAA